The nucleotide window CCTCAAGGGACACGGAAAATCCCGTAATATTTTATAAAGAAGGCACATGGGCAAGACCGATTGATAATAACTTATGGGAGATAGGCTGTGACCTGAGATACTGGATTCTGACGGGCAATCTCATGTATGTTGATTTTATAAAAGACTTGGAAAAATTCACGGCAGGCGAGCCCTTTGCAAGGATTTACACAGGCACAGGCCAAAGCAGCGAGCTCATGGCGCCGATGAACGGAGAACTTAGAGAGATAAATACAAAGGTCAATGATGTCATGGCAGTCTTATTGCAGGAACACCTTTCAGAGGGCTGGCTCATATGGCTGGCAAGGGTGTTTCCGTTGAGCACAGAGTAGTGCGTTCATAGCGCCTGCCTGCCGGTAGGCAGGTTCATAGCGTTTATTGCGTAAAGCGTAACAGGGAAATACACATTACTCATTACGGATTACGCATAACGGTTTTTTATAAGGGAGAACTTATGTCCGGCAGCGTGCTGGTAGTTGATGATGAGCTTGTTGTTATAAAAAGCTGTGAAAGAATCTTAAATGCTGAAGGCTACAATGTAGACAGCGCCTCCGGCGGCGCAGAGGCATTGCGCAAAATAGAAAAAACTAACTACGACCTCGTGCTCACCGACCTAAAAATGCCCGGAATGGACGGCATAACACTGATCAAACTGATAAAAAGGGCCAAACCCGCACAGGGCATTGTAGTCATTACAGGCTATCCGACGCAGGAGACAATCAAAGAAGCTCTTGAGATGGGCATCATTGATTATGTGCCAAAGCCGTTTACTCCGGCAGTGCTTACAGATGTTACGCACAGGGCCTTTCAATGGATAAAGGGGACAGTTGCTGGAGAAAAACCAAAAGAGGAATTCCCTCCTGCCATGATTGCCGAGCTTGACAGGGTCCTCAGGGAATATAAAAACAAGCCGGGCAACGCAATACCCGCGCTTCAGCGCGCACAGGAAATCGTCGGATACCTGCCGCCCTTAATACAAAAACGTATTGCAAAAGGTTTAAATATATCGCCGGCTGAGATTCACAGCATTGTTTCGTTTTACTCATTCTTTACAATGAAGCCGCGGGGCGACCACACGGTAAGGGTATGTCTCGGGACTGCATGTTATGTTAAAGGAATTGAGACAATAATAGCCAAACTTAAAGATACGCTAATGATAGATGTCGGCGGAATAACGGCAGATAAGAAATTCTCTCTTGAGACCGTCAGATGCCTTGGCGCCTGCGGCCTCGCGCCTGTCATGGTCATAGACCATGATACATACGGCTCATTGACTCAGAAAAAGGCGGTAGATGCCCTGAGCAACTATGCCTCACTGCAGACGGCGGCGCTGTCCGAAGAGAAAGAATTTGCAGACAGCAAAGGAGATTAAAAATGACGAGACTGACGATAGATGACCTTCTAAAGATCAAAGAAAAACATCAGGCGGAATTTACCCTGAGAGAAGGCGGTTACAGGGCAAAAGTTACAGTCCACATGGGCACCTGCGGAATTGCGGCAGGCGCAAGGGCTGTCATGACTGCATTAATGGATGAAATTTCAAATGCCAGTGTAAAGGATGTCATAGTCACAACCTCGGGCTGCGCAGGGCTTTGCGCCCGTGAGCCCATGGCGACTGTTGAAATAATCAATCAGCCGCCAGTAAAATACTGCGACTTAAATGAAGATAAAATTAAACAGATATTCAAAGAACACATTATAGCAGGAACACCTGTTGAAAAATATGTGCTGGTAGCCGGTTGTGAAACAACATACTAAAAAAAGGATTCAAGGGGTCAAGCGGTCAAGGATTCAAGTGATAGAAAACTACATTTTAAAAAATTGTCACTTGAACCCTGGAATCCTGGAATCCTTGAACCCTATTTAGGAGTCTATGGAAAATTTTCGCGCAAATATAATGCTATGTGCAGGGACGGGCTGCGTTGCCAGCGGAACCATGAAGGTTAAGTTCGCCCTTGAGAAAGAGCTGAAGAAAACGGGGCTTGAAAACGAAATAAAAGTAGTCCTCACCGGCTGTAACGGCTACTGCGCGCAAGGTCCTGTAATGTCGGTTTATCCTGATGACATTTTTTATCAGGCAGTTAGCGTAGATGAAATACCCAAACTGGTTGAAGAACACTTCCTTAAAGGCAGGCCGTATGAGAAGCTGATGTTCAAGGAGCCTGAAAAAAAGTCTGCTGTCCCTTTAATGAAGGACATCCCTTTCTTTAAACATCAGGTTCTAAGGGTATTAAGGAACAAAGGGCTTATTGACCCTGAAAAAATTGAAGAGTACATTGCAAGAGACGGTTATCAGGCCGCGGCTAAGGTGCTGACACAGATGACCCCTGAGGACGTAATAAATGTGATAAAAGATTCAGGGATAAGAGGCCGGGGCGGAGCTGGATTTCCAACAGGCATGAAATGGGAATTTTGTTCAAAGGTCAGGTCTGATGTAAAGTTCATGCTCTGCAACGGTGATGAAGGCGACCCGGGCGCATTTATGGACAGGTCTGTAATGGAGGCTGACCCGCATGCTGTTATTGAAGGCATGATTATCGGCGCAAGGGCCATCGGCTCTCATAACGGCTACATCTACGTAAGAGCTGAATACCCTCTGGCTGTGAAAAGGCTTCAGCTGGCGATAGACCAATGTTATGAGGCAGGACTCCTCGGTAAAAACATCCTTGACAGCGGTTTTGATTTTGACCTTGAGATTTATCAGGGAGCCGGGGCCTTTGTCTGCGGAGAGGAAACCGCTTTGATGCGGTCCATTGAGGGCAAGCGCGGCATGCCGAGACCACGGCCGCCCTTCCCTGCCCACAAGGGATTATGGGACAAGCCGTCAGTTTTAAACAATGTTGAAACCCTTGCGCAGATTTCCCTGATAATTATGAACGGAGCAGACTGGTATAAAAGCCTCGGCACTGAAAAAAGCACCGGGACAAAGGTTTTCGCCCTTACAGGCGCAGTTAACAATATCGGGCTTATTGAAGTGCCTATGGGCACGCCGTTGAAGACCATTATTTTTGACATAGGCGGGGGTATAAAAAAGGGAAGAAAATTCAAAGCAGTCCAGATGGGAGGACCGTCAGGAGGCTGTATCCCTGAAAGTCTGATTGACATCCCGGTCACATATGAAGATGTCGTAAAGACAGGAGCCATCATGGGCTCAGGCGGCATGGTGGTAATGGACGACAACAACTGCATGGTCAGCATTGCAAAGTTCTTCCTGGAATTCACTGCGGACGAATCCTGTGGAAAGTGCGTGCCCTGCAGGGTGGGTACCAGGATACTGCTTGATATGCTCATTGACATTACAGAAGGCAGGGGAAAAGAAAGCGATATAGAAACACTTGAGGATCTCTCGCTGGATATTATCGCTGCATCGCTTTGCGGCCTCGGACAAACAGCGCCGAATCCCATCCTCACAACAATACGGTATTTTAAAGATGAATATGAATCGCATATAAAAGATAAATGGTGCAAGGCAGGTGTGTGCCGCAGTCTCTGCACATTTATGATTGATGAAAAAACCTGCACCGGATGCGGCGCATGCATGAGGGCCTGTCCGGCTAAGGCAATTACAGGGGAAAAGAAAAAACCTCACAATATTATGCAGGAGGTCTGCGTCCACTGCAGGAACTGTTATGAAACCTGTAAGTTTAATTCTATCCGAATACTGCCGGCAGCAGCGAGAGAAACAGTGAAGAAAGAGTAAAATCGGGTTAGAGGATTCAAGGATTCGAGGGTTCAAGTAAACTATGGAATTCGTTATAAGTTATAAGTTATAAGTTATAAGTTATAGGATAACGAATAACGTAGCGCTAAAATTCACTTGAATCCTTGACCGCTTGACCCCTTGAATCCTTTGAAAGGTTTTATTATGGTAACTTTAACAATTAACGGCAAACAAATTGAAGCTGTAGAAGGCACGACCATTCTTGAGGCTGCGCTGAAAAACGGCATCAGGATTCCAAACCTCTGCTATGACAGAAGGCTCAAGCCTTATGGCGCATGCAGGTTGTGCGTTGTTGAAGTGGAAGGTCAGCCGAGGCTTTTTGCTTCATGCTCAAGCCCGGTCACTGCAGGCATGGCGGTAAAAACTGATACGCCGAAACTGAGGAAGGCGCGCCAGACAGTGCTTGAGCTCATGCTGGTGCACCATCCTCTGGACTGCCCGCTATGCGACAAGGCCGGCGAGTGCGACCTTCAGGACTTTGCATACGACTACGGTAAACCTGAAGCGCGCTTTATCAGACACCGGAAAGAAGCGCCTCCTGATGTAAGGGGTCCACTGGTAGAGCTGACTGCAAACAGATGCATTTTATGCGGCAAATGCGTGCGGCTGTGCGATGAGCATCAGGGCCGGGGAGCATTAGGGTTTATCGGCAGGGGATTTTCTACAGTGGTCCAGCCTGCTTTCGGCGAAATACTTGAATGCGATTACTGCGGGCAGTGCATAGATGCATGTCCTACCGGCGCGCTTCTCAGCAAACCGTATAAATTCAAGGCAAGGCCCTGGTTCCTTGATGAAAAAGATACCATATGCCCGTTCTGCGGCTGCGGCTGCACCCTGACTCTCGGAATTCGGGATGGAGAAATATTAAGGTCACGGGGAGTAGAAGGCAGGGGACAAAGCAAAGGCAATCTCTGCGGCAGGGGCAGATTCGGCTTTGATTACATTTACAGCAAAAACCGCCTGAAGACCCCGCTGATTAGAATAAAGGATAAAAAAGAGGGTTCAAGGATTCAAGGATTCAAGGATTCAAGTGAAAAACTCGACCCCTCGACCCCTCGACCCCTCGACCCCTTTCCAAGTTTTAGAGAGGCTTCCTGGACTGAGGCGTTGAATTACATCAGCGAAAACCTCCGGTCTATTTCAGAACAACACGGGCCGTCTTCCATAGGCGCCATAGGCTCGCACAGATGCGCTAATGAAGATAATCATATGCTGCAAAAATTCATGAAGCACATTATCGGCTCAAACAATATTGACTCATCGGCAGCCTTTGGCTATGCAGTTGTTGAAAAGGCATGGGAAACGGCCTTCGGTCAAAAATGCCACAGCATTAACCTTAAATCCCCGCTTGATAAAGAAGCCATTCTGATAGTTGAATCCGACCTGACTGTTACGCATCCGGTATTCGGGCTGAATATCTTACAGGCCAAAAGGGAAGGTTCAAAGCTTATTGTTGCCGACAGTAGGGAAACAAAACTTACAAGACACAGCTCGCAGAAGCTCAGGATAAAACCCGGGACAGGCATAGCCCTGCTTAACGGAATAATGAAAATTATAATGGACAAAGAGCTCTTTGATAAAGAAAAGGTATCGGGTATTGCAGGTTTCTCAGCGCTTCAGACATTATTAGATGATTACACCACTGAGAAGGTCTGCAGGATTACCGGATTAACAGAAGCAGAGCTGACAGCAGCCTCTGAAACATATGCCCGCGCCAAAAGCAGAATGATTTCCCTCACAATAAGCGCTTCGGAGAACACCAAAGGCATGGATACCGTTCTTGCCGCTGCCAATCTTATCTTACTGCTTGGCGACAGCCACAGCTCGCTTCAAATACCTGCGGAATATTCAAACAGCTTCGGCGCATATCACCTTTTGAACGGTTTAAACAATTCAAGCACAGGAAAAGATATTTTTGAAATGCTTTATAACCCGGACTCTATCAGGGCATTATATATCATGGGAGAAGACCCTGCGCTCAACTTCCCGGACACCTCAAGTATAATAAATAAGTTGAAGTCTTTGGATTTTCTGATTGTTCAGGACATAGCGCTTACTGAAACCGCAAAATTAGCGCATGTAGTCCTGCCTGCGTCAAGCTGGGCTGAAAAAGACGGAACATTCACCAATGCCGAAGGGCTTAACCAGCGGCTGCAAAAAGTAATTGACACGGCAGAACAGCCTCTTCCTGACTGGAGGATATTGAAGGACCTTGCTTTATGCATGGGGAAAGACACAGGCATAAGAAACATTGAAGATATTACCAAAGAAATAACTTCATCCTTCAACCCTCAACCTTCAACCCTCAACCCTCAACCTTGTTTTAGTCCGGTTAGTTACGCCCCTGCCGAAAAATCAGACAGTTATCCCATATCCCTGATACTCAGGGATATTCTTCAGCACTCAGGGAGCATGTCTGCACGGTCAAAATCACTGGACCTGGTGGCATCCGAGGCAATTCTTGAGATAAATGAAGAAGATGCCAAAAAACTCGGCATCACAGACAACAGTCATGTAAAAGTAAGTTCAAGCCGTACCAGTGTTTATCTTAAGGCAATGGTTTCCGACGAAATCCCGGAAGGCGCAGTGTTTGTCTCTGCACATTTTCCCCATGCAAAAATAAACACCCTGACCTCTCCCTTCTTAAACGGCATGCCCTCTATCACCATGGTAAATATAGAAGCCGTGAAGTAAAAGTTAAAAACACTTGACACTACCGGTAAAATTTTATATAGTTTCAAAACGGCAAATAACCATATCTTATCGGGGGGGGATAAAATGAAAAAAATAATCCTGTCTTGTTTTTGTTGTTCAGTACTCTTTATTCTGTCAGCAATCACTTCATCATCATCTGCCAGCGAGATAGATAAGCTGACCGGATGGAAATTTGCACAGCTTGCCAAGGGAGGCGTTTTATACGACAACTGGCCCGCAGAACTCAGGGTAAAGATTGATAAGACACACCCCGCCTACCCTGCCGAAGGAAAAATTAAAGGCTTGGATACATGGCGCTGTAAGGAATGTCACGGCTGGGACTATAAAGGCAAGGCAGGCATTTATTCAAGCGGCGAGCATTATACAGGCATCGGAGGCATCAGGGCTTATGCCAATCAGGATCCGGTGGAAATAGTAAAAATACTTAAGAATAAAACCCATGCTCTTGGAAATATGATAGGAGAAAGTGATCTGGAAGCCCTGTCACTGTTTGTCTCCTTCGGGCAGATAGACATGGACCTCTACCTTGACCGTACAACAAAAAAGGTTATCGGCGAGCCTGCAAACGGCGCAAGGATATATCTGACCACATGCATAAAATGCCACGGCGATGACGGCAAGGCAATAAATCACGGTACTATGCAAAACCCCATATATGTTGGAACGTCTGCAAATAAAAACCCGTGGGAAACCATTCACAAAATCCGGTGGGGACATCCCGGAACCCAGATGATCTCCCTGCTCTTCTTAGGGCTGAAGGACCAGCTTGACGTCCTCTCCTTCTGCAAAACACTGCCGGAAGAATAAGAGAGGGAGATAAAAAACTGTTCAACAGCCTTAAGCAGGATTTCAGTTTTGTAAAATGGATTGGGAACTATCCCGGCATATAGGAATAAAAGCCAAGCAGACAGGCTCTTAACTTTCAGCTTTTAATTCTTAACTGTCTTTTCCCCTTTACTACTTGCTACTCTCTACTTTTTTTCACCCATCACGCGTTACGTATCTTTTTTTTCTTAATTCTTTAACTCTTAACTCCCAACTTTTAACTTTCTTTTTACTCTCCTGTCACCGTAAAATTCCCGCTGGTTACAGCCTTAGACAGCGCATTGTAATAAAGCGTTCCGTCAGATTTTTTAATCTGCACGCCTATTGCATCAGGACTGCCATCTGTTATTGTAGCTGTAAATGTATATCCGGCAGTTCCATTCACAGTCCCTGTGCCTGTAACTGCTGCAATGCCGTTTGAAACCGTAATGCCGCTTATTGCCGTGCTCGCAAAATTCATCCTTGTCCGGGTGTAGTAGTACCTCACATAGCTCGTTCCAAGGGATGAGGCATTTACATTGACAGCTAACGTCGCTCTGAAGAATGGGATAGGGTAGTTATAAGCATTGCCTGAAACGGATAGGACAGGCGTTGCAGGGTTGCAGTCATCGTCTATGTTGTTGTTTGGTATTTCGGCTGCTCCGGGATTTATTGATGGGTTGCTGTCATTACAATCCACGGGACCAAAGCCGTCTTCTATGGCATACCCATCCCCATCATTGTCTGTGTATGTAGGCGGCAAACGCCATGTTCCGTGCGAGGAGCCGACATACACATATCCATTGTGTGGGTTTACTGATATTGACCATGGCGTAAATTCTGGACCAAGGTTATATGTAATATTCTCCCATGTGTCCCCATAATTTATTGATCTAAAAATTCCATTAGAATGCCCATAAAAATTTATCCATTTCCCAGCGTAAACAACATTTGGATGTTTTGGGTCTACTGTTATATATCGTGTACTGCATGTTCCAAAAGCGTCAGTTTCTAAGTTGCCTTCGCCTCCGCATGTTTTTAAATCCCATGTCGACCCATTCCAGATATGTACTCCTTCCCATAGTCCTGTCACATAAATTCTGTCTGGATTTTTAGGATCTATAAAAATTTCTCCGGGCCCTGAGGTGCCTATATCAACAGAGTCGTATGAAATCCAATTAGTTCCACCATCAGTTGATTTCGATAATGTTAAGATAAAACCATTCATGTCTGCAGCATAAATTATATTTTCATCACTTGCATCGCCCTGAAACATAGCAACAACTTTTTTAGAAAGCTCACTCCAATTGTTACCTTTGTCAGTGCTCTTATATTTACCCGCGTAAACAATGTTTGGGTTCTGTGGATGGAAAGCAATAAAATTATAATTATCTTCAGTGTATTGTTTACCATTAGTTCCATCCATTAATGTCCAGTTTTGTCCCCCGTCCTGCGTTACGGCAATTACCTGATTAGTCCACCCGCCTACTGCGGTTACAATTACGTTGGAATTAGGAGTAGGGTCAAGTGCACCTACCGGTGTTGTCCTAACACCGGTATAACGTGGTATTTTTAGATTTTTGAATGTTGAACCCCCATCTTCTGTGAGTACAGGACCGAAATCCATTAAAAATAATGCAAACCTATTGGGGTTGTTAGAGTCCCAACTAAAAGAAGTTGAGCTAACCCCTGCCCTTCCCCCTGTATAACCGTTTCCAGAATATGTCCAGGTATCTCCTCCATTGGTAGTTTTCTCAAGATGATTTCCGGCTCCAGAGGTTATTGCGATTTTTTCATTGTCTGGATTGATACCCGGATGGGTTGCAATTGGTGTACTATAATATTCCCCACCTTGTGAATCATTTACTTCATAAATTAAACTGCCGTTATCCATTGTAGAGGGTTTATACCAATTCTCTCCACCATTATGTGTATAATATGGGTGATTTCCCCCTAACATATAAAAACTTACATAAAGATAGTTGGGATCCTTAGAACTCATTGCCAAATAGGTGGCTTTCTTGCCCTGATTCACAGGAGATAACCCAGTGTTCTTAGGGCTGAAACTATTACCACCATCAGTGGATTTATAAACTCCCTTTGTTCCAACTGTGACATAAATAATATTAGGATTATTGGGATTCACTACTATCGCCCTTGGAAAATCATCTATTGGGAGATCAGTTCCTATCGGTTCAAGAGTTACTGTTCCATTGTCAGTTACTTTGTAAAGTCCATTCTCGGTAGCTAAAAATATAATAGAGGAGTTCTGGGGATTTACCTTTACATCCAATATTTTTGTTCCTGATAATATATTTAATGGACTCCATGTGTCTCCTCCATCTATGGATTTTAATAGTCCTTCCTCATGAGTGCCAGCATAAATAGTATTTGCTCCTGCAAAGGCAAAATTAACCCCACCTTTTTTGGCTCCTAAACTATAAAAATGAGTTGGATAAACCCTATTCCAACTTTCTCCTCCATCTTGTGTTCTGTATATGCCGTCTGCAATTTCATTTGATTCTGTTTGGTAACTTGAGCCGGCTACAAAGACAATATTTTCATTGTTTGGATGAACAGCTAAAGAGATTCCTCCATTTGCTAAAAATCCTTTATGCTTCATTTGCCATGTATTACCCCCATCCTTGCTTTTCCATACCTGGGATGTGTTTGACACTAAATATAAAATATAAGGATTTGATGGTGCGTAACTAAGTCCCCAAACCATCTGCATACCCTCTCCACCAGACATCCCCTCATTTTCTTGTGCTTGAGTACGCAGAGGCACCTGTTGCCAAGTTTGAGACGCAGCTTCCACTTTTGCATACAAAGCTGTCATAAAAATGATTAATAAGAATAAGCTGTAAACAGTTTTTTTCATAATCTGTCTCCTTGTCAAATTGATTTCTCTGGTTTTTAAATTTGGATGGGGTCAGGTCTTCATTCTTCACTTAGCCCTCTCCAAAACAAATAAATATAACGATTCCATTTTTTCTTTTCATCTTTATAAACCCTTTCTTCATCTTCTCTCTATATTTTTGACAGAAAAATTATTTATATGGTAAAGTTGAGTAAATAGTTTTCTAAAATAGGAGATTTTATAAAATTGCACGCGATAATTGAACAAGATGAAGCAGGTTATTATGTAGCCGAAGTGCCGGCGCTTCCGGGGTGTCTTTCTCAGGGGAAAACTTATGAAGAAGCCATTGCCAATATCAAAGAAGCTATTGAGGGTTGGTTTGAGGTAATGGAATCTAAACAAGTCATTGATTCTTCCCGTCTTATTGAAGTTGCTGTTTGATGAGTAAAAAAAATTTAAAACTCTGCTCAGGTGCAGAAGCAGTCCGAAAATTCCAGGAAGCAAGCTGGACTGCTGTCCGGCAAAAAGGCTCCTATGTAATGATGACAAAACCCGGCTATCAGTGGACATTATCCATTCCTCAGCATAAAGAACTCGGTCCCGGACTGCTCCGCAAACTGATAAATCAAGCTGGACTTACCGTAGAAAAATTTAATAATTTGCAGTAAAGAAAAAAAGGGGTTATTTTCTTGCTTTTCATCTTTCCAAATCCCCTTATCCCCTGCAATCTTTATATATATTCATAACCATCCTAATGGTTGCTCTTATATTGGAATTTTTATCCTGAAAATCTTCTGGATTCCGTGTCAAGCACGGAATGACAAAGACTTTAAAAATCTCCTCAAAAAACAAAAAAGCTGAGCATGCCAAAGGTTTTTCCTTGGCAGCTCAGCCATGCCGGTTCT belongs to Nitrospirota bacterium and includes:
- a CDS encoding NAD(P)H-dependent oxidoreductase subunit E, with translation MSGSVLVVDDELVVIKSCERILNAEGYNVDSASGGAEALRKIEKTNYDLVLTDLKMPGMDGITLIKLIKRAKPAQGIVVITGYPTQETIKEALEMGIIDYVPKPFTPAVLTDVTHRAFQWIKGTVAGEKPKEEFPPAMIAELDRVLREYKNKPGNAIPALQRAQEIVGYLPPLIQKRIAKGLNISPAEIHSIVSFYSFFTMKPRGDHTVRVCLGTACYVKGIETIIAKLKDTLMIDVGGITADKKFSLETVRCLGACGLAPVMVIDHDTYGSLTQKKAVDALSNYASLQTAALSEEKEFADSKGD
- a CDS encoding (2Fe-2S) ferredoxin domain-containing protein — encoded protein: MTRLTIDDLLKIKEKHQAEFTLREGGYRAKVTVHMGTCGIAAGARAVMTALMDEISNASVKDVIVTTSGCAGLCAREPMATVEIINQPPVKYCDLNEDKIKQIFKEHIIAGTPVEKYVLVAGCETTY
- the nuoF gene encoding NADH-quinone oxidoreductase subunit NuoF, with translation MENFRANIMLCAGTGCVASGTMKVKFALEKELKKTGLENEIKVVLTGCNGYCAQGPVMSVYPDDIFYQAVSVDEIPKLVEEHFLKGRPYEKLMFKEPEKKSAVPLMKDIPFFKHQVLRVLRNKGLIDPEKIEEYIARDGYQAAAKVLTQMTPEDVINVIKDSGIRGRGGAGFPTGMKWEFCSKVRSDVKFMLCNGDEGDPGAFMDRSVMEADPHAVIEGMIIGARAIGSHNGYIYVRAEYPLAVKRLQLAIDQCYEAGLLGKNILDSGFDFDLEIYQGAGAFVCGEETALMRSIEGKRGMPRPRPPFPAHKGLWDKPSVLNNVETLAQISLIIMNGADWYKSLGTEKSTGTKVFALTGAVNNIGLIEVPMGTPLKTIIFDIGGGIKKGRKFKAVQMGGPSGGCIPESLIDIPVTYEDVVKTGAIMGSGGMVVMDDNNCMVSIAKFFLEFTADESCGKCVPCRVGTRILLDMLIDITEGRGKESDIETLEDLSLDIIAASLCGLGQTAPNPILTTIRYFKDEYESHIKDKWCKAGVCRSLCTFMIDEKTCTGCGACMRACPAKAITGEKKKPHNIMQEVCVHCRNCYETCKFNSIRILPAAARETVKKE
- a CDS encoding molybdopterin-dependent oxidoreductase, with amino-acid sequence MVTLTINGKQIEAVEGTTILEAALKNGIRIPNLCYDRRLKPYGACRLCVVEVEGQPRLFASCSSPVTAGMAVKTDTPKLRKARQTVLELMLVHHPLDCPLCDKAGECDLQDFAYDYGKPEARFIRHRKEAPPDVRGPLVELTANRCILCGKCVRLCDEHQGRGALGFIGRGFSTVVQPAFGEILECDYCGQCIDACPTGALLSKPYKFKARPWFLDEKDTICPFCGCGCTLTLGIRDGEILRSRGVEGRGQSKGNLCGRGRFGFDYIYSKNRLKTPLIRIKDKKEGSRIQGFKDSSEKLDPSTPRPLDPFPSFREASWTEALNYISENLRSISEQHGPSSIGAIGSHRCANEDNHMLQKFMKHIIGSNNIDSSAAFGYAVVEKAWETAFGQKCHSINLKSPLDKEAILIVESDLTVTHPVFGLNILQAKREGSKLIVADSRETKLTRHSSQKLRIKPGTGIALLNGIMKIIMDKELFDKEKVSGIAGFSALQTLLDDYTTEKVCRITGLTEAELTAASETYARAKSRMISLTISASENTKGMDTVLAAANLILLLGDSHSSLQIPAEYSNSFGAYHLLNGLNNSSTGKDIFEMLYNPDSIRALYIMGEDPALNFPDTSSIINKLKSLDFLIVQDIALTETAKLAHVVLPASSWAEKDGTFTNAEGLNQRLQKVIDTAEQPLPDWRILKDLALCMGKDTGIRNIEDITKEITSSFNPQPSTLNPQPCFSPVSYAPAEKSDSYPISLILRDILQHSGSMSARSKSLDLVASEAILEINEEDAKKLGITDNSHVKVSSSRTSVYLKAMVSDEIPEGAVFVSAHFPHAKINTLTSPFLNGMPSITMVNIEAVK
- a CDS encoding type II toxin-antitoxin system HicB family antitoxin, whose translation is MKLHAIIEQDEAGYYVAEVPALPGCLSQGKTYEEAIANIKEAIEGWFEVMESKQVIDSSRLIEVAV
- a CDS encoding type II toxin-antitoxin system HicA family toxin; the protein is MSKKNLKLCSGAEAVRKFQEASWTAVRQKGSYVMMTKPGYQWTLSIPQHKELGPGLLRKLINQAGLTVEKFNNLQ